The proteins below come from a single Erythrobacter sp. SG61-1L genomic window:
- a CDS encoding BamA/TamA family outer membrane protein, translating into MLIPGRNFPGLILPGTAARGLCAAAWLALAVGLCPPVHAQDEAAAPKPIVSDEDFDKAIPPLDGDLESIEAWEAEQERLEEEAVLKAGAMPVRVREDAEKTAADEAAAISRMPMIDDMGEPIPLDSGLDEPLPPLSEFDLEPVDAKALGEDTDLDRKLRYDWRIDGLDGVQGTVSEGEIRSRFRSVSALDDGDGDSATGTQLSSRLTADRQLLADVLSAAGHFDAVVEPAIELPPPDGEGRATAILTVQPGPQYAFGAIAFDAPPVEPENLIRRYFPLKTGDPILAEDVLAAEAGIAIGLPRNGYPFAEVGQRDILLDEEMRTGDYTLPVTPGPRSRFGEMIVEGDPVFDAEHLYVLARFDKGDLYNSEKLDDLRDALVATGLFAVVAVEPRQTGRDAGEGTEFADLAVRQSRGPQRSISLSGGYSTGQGLRAEGSWTHRNLFPPEGALILSGLAGTQEQGASATFRRSNAGRRDRTVELSLSALHSNYDAYSAYTGRLAGRISYDSTPIWQKKLTYSYGFELLASNEKSYVFARQARERQTYYIAALPGQVGFDTTNDLLDPVRGFRLNLKLSPEYSGGDQNQIYARGMVEGSAYRSFGNFVLAGRVRVGSIVGTGREDLAPSRRYYAGGGGSVRGFGYQELGPKDPDANPVGGRSLVEGAVEARYRFGDYGVVAFLDGGQVYESSMPGFSDIRFGAGIGGRFYTNFGPVRLDVATPLGRKEGESRIAVYVSIGQAF; encoded by the coding sequence GTGCTTATTCCCGGCCGGAATTTCCCCGGCCTGATCCTGCCCGGAACTGCGGCGCGCGGCCTGTGCGCGGCGGCGTGGCTTGCGCTGGCCGTGGGCCTGTGCCCGCCCGTGCATGCCCAGGACGAGGCAGCCGCGCCGAAGCCGATCGTCTCTGACGAGGATTTCGACAAGGCGATTCCTCCGCTCGACGGCGATCTCGAGAGTATCGAGGCGTGGGAGGCCGAGCAGGAACGGCTTGAGGAAGAAGCCGTGCTGAAGGCCGGCGCCATGCCGGTGCGCGTGCGCGAGGATGCCGAGAAAACCGCTGCGGACGAAGCAGCTGCGATCTCCCGCATGCCGATGATCGACGATATGGGCGAGCCGATCCCGCTCGATTCCGGCCTCGACGAACCGCTGCCGCCGCTATCCGAATTCGATCTGGAACCGGTCGACGCCAAGGCCTTGGGCGAGGATACGGACCTTGATCGCAAGCTGCGCTATGACTGGCGGATCGACGGGCTGGACGGCGTGCAAGGCACCGTTTCCGAAGGCGAAATCCGTTCCCGATTCCGCAGCGTTTCCGCGCTGGACGATGGCGATGGGGATTCGGCGACCGGCACGCAGCTCAGTTCGCGCCTCACGGCTGACCGGCAATTGCTGGCCGATGTGCTTTCCGCCGCAGGCCATTTCGACGCTGTGGTGGAACCGGCGATCGAACTGCCCCCGCCCGACGGGGAGGGGAGGGCGACTGCGATCCTGACGGTCCAGCCGGGGCCGCAATATGCCTTTGGCGCCATTGCCTTCGATGCCCCGCCGGTGGAGCCGGAAAACCTCATTCGCCGTTATTTCCCGCTCAAGACGGGCGATCCGATCCTGGCGGAAGATGTGCTGGCGGCAGAGGCGGGCATTGCCATCGGCCTGCCACGCAATGGCTATCCCTTTGCCGAAGTGGGCCAGCGGGACATTCTGCTGGATGAGGAAATGCGCACCGGGGATTATACCTTGCCGGTAACGCCCGGCCCGCGCTCGCGCTTTGGCGAAATGATCGTGGAGGGCGATCCGGTATTCGATGCGGAACACCTCTATGTCCTTGCGCGGTTCGACAAGGGCGACCTCTATAATTCTGAAAAGCTGGACGATCTGCGCGATGCGCTGGTTGCCACCGGGCTGTTCGCCGTGGTCGCGGTGGAGCCGCGCCAGACCGGGCGCGATGCGGGAGAGGGAACGGAATTTGCCGATCTCGCCGTACGTCAGAGCCGGGGGCCGCAGCGTTCCATCTCGCTCAGCGGGGGTTACAGCACCGGGCAGGGCCTGCGGGCGGAAGGCAGCTGGACGCACCGCAACCTGTTCCCGCCCGAAGGCGCGCTGATCCTCAGCGGGCTGGCAGGGACGCAGGAACAGGGCGCCAGCGCCACTTTCCGCCGTTCCAATGCCGGGCGGCGCGACCGGACGGTGGAACTCTCTCTTTCGGCGCTGCATAGCAATTACGATGCCTACAGTGCCTATACCGGGCGGCTGGCCGGGCGGATCAGCTATGACAGTACGCCGATCTGGCAGAAGAAGCTGACCTATTCCTATGGCTTCGAACTGCTGGCGAGTAACGAAAAGAGCTATGTCTTCGCCCGTCAGGCGCGGGAGCGGCAGACCTATTACATCGCCGCCCTGCCGGGGCAGGTGGGCTTCGATACTACCAACGATCTGCTCGATCCGGTGCGCGGTTTCCGCCTTAATCTGAAGCTTTCGCCCGAATATTCCGGCGGCGATCAGAACCAGATCTACGCGCGCGGAATGGTGGAGGGTTCGGCTTACCGTTCCTTCGGCAATTTCGTGCTGGCGGGCCGCGTGCGCGTTGGCTCCATCGTGGGGACGGGGCGAGAAGATCTGGCCCCATCGCGGCGCTATTATGCGGGCGGCGGCGGATCGGTGCGCGGCTTCGGCTATCAGGAACTGGGGCCGAAAGACCCGGATGCGAACCCCGTGGGCGGGCGCAGTCTGGTGGAAGGCGCGGTAGAGGCCCGCTATCGCTTCGGCGATTACGGGGTCGTGGCCTTCCTCGATGGGGGGCAGGTCTATGAAAGCTCCATGCCGGGCTTTTCCGACATTCGCTTCGGCGCGGGCATCGGCGGGCGTTTCTACACCAATTTCGGGCCTGTGCGTCTGGATGTCGCGACGCCGCTGGGCCGCAAGGAAGGCGAATCCCGCATCGCCGTCTATGTTTCCATCGGGCAGGCCTTCTGA
- a CDS encoding translocation/assembly module TamB domain-containing protein yields MADEVDIAVEEALSPEEGHEAPARRHWPLWRILAGLLALIVLAAGGGLWWLDTAGGHRFIARQINALEFQNGMTIHVGRLDGSIYSKLEVRDLALGDPQGTFVSAPDATMDWRPFAYLSNHVDIGSLTVPLLQVKRLPALREVKSDEPLLPDLDIDVAKLEIARIEIDPVITGQRHVASISAKVQIADRRAIVDARAQALAGDGLAGGDLLVLSLDAVPEKNLLNISAKLDAPANGLVAGLTGRAEALTASLGGKGDWAKWDGALTAAYGKASLADLALTARDGTFGVKGEASPGLLLPASGASMFQPVTRVDLTAGLDQRRVDLKGVLDNANFHLAADGLVDLGENRFEDLAVDFRLLRPAAIAPDFRGQGVAASLKLDGAFATPRIAYTLNAARLGFGDTAIVGLSAQGEGRVDADKAQVPVHARARMIDGLDAAAGELLTNVRLDGDLAVKWPRILSDNLKIRSDRIDVTAVLVADVSTGLYTGALNGRIGNYAVAGVGRFDVSSSLDLKTEGNGFRIAGKVTARSREIFNESARDFLGGNGLISADISYGTDGVARVSGLRIAAPEFRMANGAGSYRPDGAIAFAGSGISDRYGPLSLDVSGTLGSPVAIVKAERPGLGVGLANLRAELKGTQSGYALLATGESDYGPFDADLAILSGTGPLTIDINRGNFAGVNLSGRIVQSADGPFTGTLAANGSGIDGQVQLLAEGEAQRALVDATASNAVLGSPARLSIARAIAKADIILLDQPHVVADVQVAGLAMQGFALERARAQIDYRGGAGTAKLLAKGNRGTPFDIAANAQMAPEQWRVALRGSAGGVAFHTENPARIKLAKGAYELLPTRLALRQGSVQLAGSYGEETKLQARLNDVDLAVLRPVMPELGLGGVASGSVDFTQVGDGFPKADARLTVERFTRTSLAAISQPVDLRVVGRLQPDGGTLRALVQRNDTDVGRVHVDLKPLGPESGSWTTRLMAAPLGGGIRYNGPASVLFSLAALPDQHLTGVIGVAADFSGRAQTPSLTGVVRADDLTYVNDAYGTRLTKMRLRGTFTDDRLEVTELSANAGGGTVSGSGFVSLSSEKGYPLQLDLKLDNASVADAPGMEARATGTLAIINNPGDPAVIRGAIRLPETRYRIVREGAAEVRTLSGIRRKSDEAQAALAQAVAAKAKPDAISGVPSNWRLEVDVVAPERVFVSGMGMESEWSADIKLRGTTGNPRITGGIDLVRGTLGFAGRTFDLQSGRIRFNDGNPYNPTLSVTAEGKADDVDVAISLTGSAGNPQVTFSSTPSLPQDEILARILFGSSIGELSTIQAVQLASSLNALRGAGGFSPLGVLQSASGIDRIRILDADEANGRGTAVALGQYITNDIYVEIVTDTRGYTATQIEISLTPALSVLSQMGSFGGSNVNIRYRKDY; encoded by the coding sequence ATGGCAGACGAGGTGGATATCGCGGTCGAAGAGGCACTGTCGCCGGAAGAGGGGCATGAGGCTCCTGCGCGGCGCCACTGGCCGCTGTGGCGAATTCTCGCCGGCCTGCTGGCGCTGATCGTGCTGGCGGCAGGCGGCGGGCTGTGGTGGCTCGATACGGCAGGCGGGCACCGCTTCATCGCGCGGCAGATCAACGCGCTGGAGTTCCAGAACGGCATGACGATCCATGTCGGGCGGCTCGACGGATCAATCTACAGTAAACTTGAGGTTCGTGATCTGGCGCTGGGAGACCCGCAGGGAACCTTCGTTTCCGCGCCGGACGCGACGATGGACTGGCGGCCCTTCGCCTATCTCTCCAACCATGTGGACATAGGCTCGCTCACGGTGCCGCTGCTGCAGGTCAAGCGCCTGCCCGCGCTGCGGGAGGTCAAGTCCGACGAGCCGCTGCTGCCCGATCTCGACATAGATGTGGCGAAGCTGGAGATTGCCCGGATCGAGATCGACCCGGTCATAACCGGCCAGCGCCATGTCGCCTCGATCAGTGCCAAGGTGCAGATCGCGGACCGGCGGGCCATCGTGGATGCGAGGGCGCAGGCGCTTGCCGGGGATGGGCTGGCTGGCGGAGACCTGCTGGTGCTGTCGCTGGACGCCGTGCCGGAAAAGAACCTGCTGAACATTTCGGCAAAGCTCGATGCACCGGCCAATGGGCTGGTGGCCGGGCTGACCGGCAGGGCAGAGGCGCTTACGGCCTCGCTTGGCGGCAAGGGCGATTGGGCGAAATGGGACGGCGCGCTGACCGCCGCCTATGGCAAGGCCAGCCTCGCCGATCTGGCGCTCACTGCGCGCGATGGCACTTTCGGCGTGAAGGGGGAGGCAAGCCCCGGCCTGCTGCTGCCCGCATCTGGCGCAAGCATGTTCCAGCCCGTCACGAGGGTCGACCTTACCGCCGGGCTGGACCAGCGCCGGGTCGATCTCAAGGGTGTGCTGGACAATGCCAATTTTCACCTGGCTGCCGATGGCCTCGTCGATCTGGGAGAGAACAGATTTGAAGATCTGGCAGTGGATTTCCGCCTGCTGCGCCCCGCGGCCATCGCGCCCGATTTCCGGGGGCAGGGCGTTGCCGCCAGCCTGAAGCTGGACGGCGCTTTCGCCACGCCGCGCATCGCCTATACGCTCAACGCCGCGCGGCTGGGCTTTGGCGATACGGCGATTGTCGGCCTTTCCGCGCAGGGCGAAGGCCGCGTGGATGCGGATAAGGCACAGGTGCCTGTCCACGCCCGCGCGCGGATGATCGACGGGCTTGATGCTGCGGCGGGCGAATTGCTCACCAATGTGCGGCTGGATGGCGATCTGGCGGTGAAGTGGCCGCGCATCCTTTCCGATAATCTCAAGATCCGCTCTGACCGGATCGACGTGACCGCTGTGTTGGTGGCCGATGTTTCCACCGGCCTCTACACCGGAGCGTTGAACGGGCGGATAGGCAATTATGCCGTGGCGGGTGTCGGCCGGTTCGACGTGTCGAGTTCGCTGGACCTCAAGACCGAAGGCAACGGTTTCCGCATCGCGGGCAAGGTCACGGCGCGCAGCCGCGAGATATTCAATGAATCCGCCCGCGATTTTCTGGGCGGGAACGGCCTGATTTCTGCCGACATATCCTATGGCACCGATGGCGTGGCGCGGGTTTCGGGACTGCGGATTGCCGCGCCGGAATTTCGCATGGCGAATGGCGCGGGTTCCTATAGGCCCGATGGCGCGATTGCCTTTGCCGGTTCGGGCATTTCGGACCGTTATGGCCCGCTGTCGCTGGATGTCAGTGGCACGCTGGGCAGCCCGGTGGCTATCGTCAAGGCGGAGCGGCCGGGGCTGGGCGTGGGCCTGGCCAATCTGCGCGCGGAACTGAAGGGCACGCAAAGCGGCTATGCCCTGCTGGCCACGGGGGAAAGCGATTACGGGCCGTTCGATGCCGATCTGGCGATCCTGTCCGGCACTGGCCCGCTGACCATCGACATCAATCGCGGCAATTTCGCGGGCGTGAACCTGTCTGGCAGGATCGTACAGAGTGCTGACGGGCCATTCACCGGCACGCTGGCGGCCAATGGTTCGGGGATCGACGGGCAGGTGCAATTGCTCGCCGAAGGCGAGGCGCAGCGCGCGCTGGTGGATGCCACCGCCAGCAATGCCGTGCTGGGCAGCCCGGCGCGGCTTTCCATCGCCCGCGCGATTGCCAAGGCGGATATCATCCTGCTGGATCAGCCCCATGTAGTGGCCGATGTGCAGGTGGCGGGCCTTGCGATGCAGGGCTTCGCGCTGGAACGGGCGCGCGCACAGATCGACTATCGCGGCGGCGCCGGCACGGCAAAGCTGCTGGCCAAGGGTAATCGCGGCACGCCATTCGACATTGCCGCCAATGCCCAGATGGCGCCCGAACAATGGCGCGTGGCGCTGCGGGGCAGTGCGGGCGGCGTGGCCTTCCACACGGAGAATCCGGCGCGGATCAAGCTGGCCAAGGGCGCCTATGAATTGCTGCCCACGCGGCTCGCCCTGCGGCAGGGCAGCGTGCAGCTGGCGGGCAGCTATGGCGAAGAAACGAAGCTGCAGGCGCGCCTCAACGATGTGGACCTTGCCGTGCTGCGCCCGGTCATGCCCGAACTGGGGCTGGGCGGCGTGGCATCGGGCAGCGTGGATTTCACGCAGGTGGGCGATGGCTTCCCCAAGGCCGATGCACGCCTGACGGTGGAGCGATTTACCCGCACCAGCCTTGCCGCGATCAGCCAGCCGGTCGATCTGCGCGTAGTGGGCAGGCTGCAGCCCGATGGCGGCACGTTGCGGGCGCTGGTTCAGCGTAACGATACCGATGTCGGCCGGGTGCATGTCGATCTGAAGCCGCTCGGCCCGGAAAGCGGAAGCTGGACCACGCGGCTGATGGCGGCGCCCCTTGGCGGGGGCATTCGCTATAACGGCCCGGCCAGCGTGCTGTTCTCGCTCGCGGCCCTGCCGGATCAGCATTTGACCGGCGTTATCGGCGTGGCGGCGGATTTCAGCGGAAGGGCGCAGACGCCTTCGCTGACCGGCGTGGTCCGCGCGGACGATCTCACTTATGTGAACGATGCCTATGGCACGCGCCTCACCAAGATGCGGCTGCGCGGCACTTTCACGGATGACCGGCTGGAAGTGACCGAATTGTCCGCCAATGCGGGCGGGGGCACGGTCAGCGGTAGCGGCTTCGTCAGCCTGTCGAGCGAGAAGGGTTATCCGCTCCAGCTGGACCTCAAGCTGGATAATGCCAGCGTGGCCGATGCGCCGGGGATGGAGGCGCGCGCTACCGGCACGCTGGCTATCATCAATAATCCGGGCGATCCGGCAGTGATCCGCGGCGCGATCCGCCTTCCCGAAACCCGCTATCGCATCGTGCGCGAAGGGGCGGCCGAAGTGCGCACCCTGTCCGGCATCCGCCGCAAGTCCGACGAGGCGCAGGCGGCGCTGGCGCAGGCAGTGGCGGCCAAGGCCAAGCCCGATGCGATTTCGGGCGTGCCGTCCAATTGGCGGCTGGAAGTGGATGTGGTCGCGCCGGAAAGGGTGTTCGTCAGCGGGATGGGGATGGAATCCGAATGGTCGGCCGACATCAAGCTGCGCGGCACCACGGGCAATCCGCGCATCACCGGCGGGATAGACCTTGTGCGCGGCACGCTGGGCTTTGCCGGGCGGACCTTCGACCTCCAGTCCGGCCGCATCCGCTTCAATGACGGCAATCCCTATAATCCAACGCTGTCGGTGACGGCGGAGGGCAAGGCCGACGATGTGGATGTGGCAATCTCGCTCACCGGATCGGCCGGGAACCCGCAGGTCACTTTCAGTTCCACCCCGTCGCTGCCGCAGGACGAAATCCTGGCGCGTATCCTGTTCGGCAGTTCCATCGGCGAATTGTCCACCATTCAGGCCGTGCAGCTTGCATCCTCGCTCAACGCCTTGCGCGGGGCAGGGGGCTTCAGCCCGCTGGGCGTGCTGCAATCGGCATCGGGGATCGACCGCATCCGCATTCTGGACGCGGACGAGGCCAATGGGCGCGGCACGGCGGTGGCGCTGGGTCAGTACATCACGAACGACATCTATGTGGAGATCGTGACCGATACGCGCGGCTATACCGCCACCCAGATCGAGATCAGCCTGACGCCCGCCCTTTCCGTGCTGAGCCAGATGGGCAGCTTCGGCGGGTCGAACGTCAATATCAGATACCGCAAGGATTACTGA
- a CDS encoding DUF6152 family protein, whose protein sequence is MAAPLALAGTAQAHHSFAMFDQKKMVTLVGTVSEFQWTNPHAFIEIDVPNGSKVTHWSIELNSPNNLKRQGWSRVSLKTGDKITMRVNPLRDGRPGGLFLDLKKADGKVLDSGLPKDGKPANVF, encoded by the coding sequence ATGGCAGCGCCTCTCGCCCTGGCGGGAACCGCACAGGCACACCACAGCTTTGCAATGTTCGACCAGAAGAAGATGGTGACTCTGGTGGGCACCGTGTCCGAATTCCAATGGACCAACCCCCACGCCTTCATCGAGATCGACGTGCCCAATGGCAGCAAGGTCACGCATTGGAGCATCGAGCTGAACAGCCCGAACAATCTCAAGCGGCAGGGCTGGAGCCGGGTCTCGCTCAAGACGGGTGACAAGATCACCATGCGGGTCAATCCCTTGCGTGACGGCAGGCCCGGCGGCCTGTTCCTCGACCTGAAGAAGGCCGACGGCAAGGTGCTCGATTCCGGCCTGCCGAAAGACGGCAAGCCCGCGAACGTGTTTTGA
- a CDS encoding DUF6152 family protein: MRKAAHPLLAALMLAAAFVAPPVAAHHSYAMFDMTKTVVLDATIVRFRWQNPHSFIEANAAVKGKGEVWAIEMNSPNNLINEGWKRTTLKPGDKVKLYVHPLRDGSKGGSYAGVRLPDGSTLGTVK, from the coding sequence ATGCGCAAGGCAGCCCACCCTCTCCTCGCCGCCCTTATGCTGGCTGCGGCCTTCGTCGCGCCGCCTGTGGCCGCCCATCATTCCTACGCCATGTTCGACATGACCAAGACAGTCGTGCTGGATGCCACCATCGTGCGTTTCCGCTGGCAGAATCCCCATTCCTTCATCGAAGCCAATGCGGCGGTGAAGGGCAAGGGGGAGGTTTGGGCGATCGAAATGAACAGCCCCAACAACCTTATCAACGAAGGCTGGAAGCGCACCACGCTGAAGCCGGGCGACAAGGTGAAGCTTTATGTCCATCCGCTGCGCGACGGCAGCAAGGGCGGCAGCTATGCCGGGGTGCGCCTGCCGGACGGATCGACGCTCGGCACCGTGAAATAG
- a CDS encoding glutathione S-transferase family protein, with protein MLEVYTWEPNANSGKPLLCLHEKRVPFTHHYIDMGKLEQFSPAFLAINPDGTIPAVVHDGFVMTESTPAMEYIDDAFEGPSLRPADPMWRWQMRQVMRYMDNIVAPSLAMLASNRLAAPRYAEVDEEEKRRELDKIPLPERRAAWEKLMFGKTPQADLDESTRRVAESFDVFEDLLSCSPYLAGEDFSLADINVMATFYHLPQSYPDDVNDQRRPHIMAWLRRCHARERLQRGFATGRGFITQRAADVRRLLGVEDVA; from the coding sequence ATGCTCGAGGTTTATACCTGGGAACCCAACGCAAATTCAGGCAAGCCATTGCTTTGCCTGCATGAAAAGCGCGTTCCCTTTACGCATCACTATATCGACATGGGCAAGCTGGAACAGTTTTCTCCGGCTTTTCTGGCAATCAATCCGGACGGGACGATTCCCGCCGTCGTGCATGACGGATTCGTGATGACGGAATCGACCCCGGCCATGGAATATATCGACGATGCCTTCGAAGGCCCGTCGCTGCGCCCGGCAGATCCCATGTGGCGCTGGCAGATGCGCCAGGTGATGCGATACATGGATAATATCGTGGCGCCTTCGCTCGCCATGCTGGCTTCCAACCGGCTCGCCGCCCCGCGCTATGCGGAAGTGGACGAGGAAGAAAAGCGCCGCGAACTCGACAAGATCCCGCTGCCGGAACGCCGTGCCGCCTGGGAAAAGCTGATGTTCGGCAAGACCCCGCAGGCCGATCTGGATGAATCCACCCGGCGCGTGGCGGAAAGCTTCGATGTGTTCGAAGATCTGCTGTCCTGCTCGCCCTATCTGGCGGGGGAAGACTTCTCGCTGGCGGACATCAATGTGATGGCCACCTTCTATCACCTGCCGCAATCCTATCCCGACGATGTGAACGACCAGCGCCGCCCGCATATCATGGCGTGGCTGCGCCGCTGCCATGCGCGCGAAAGGCTGCAGCGCGGCTTTGCCACCGGGCGCGGCTTCATCACGCAGAGGGCTGCCGATGTCCGGCGCCTGCTGGGCGTGGAGGACGTGGCATGA
- a CDS encoding glutathione S-transferase family protein, giving the protein MIELYHGGPTGHSASVLIALTEKGLDYTSHELDLARFENHSDALLALNPEGQVPVLVADGQALTDTFHILLYLDEAFAEPALGGPNPQARYAVHKWGKYVETHIAPNLAIARWARLGGARKAGEGPRLDRLTPERSALWRKALAGFSDEQVEAAHKALEKAADRVAQDAADGGWLAGDAYSVADIAVYPHLAQFAALGIDLPEAAAEWLGRVAARPAVASAAGDMRIVATMGPELGRWG; this is encoded by the coding sequence ATGATTGAGTTGTATCATGGCGGCCCGACTGGCCATTCCGCTTCCGTCCTGATCGCTCTAACCGAAAAGGGGCTAGATTACACCTCGCACGAGCTGGATCTGGCACGGTTCGAGAACCATTCCGATGCGCTTCTGGCGCTCAATCCGGAAGGGCAGGTGCCGGTTCTGGTGGCCGATGGTCAGGCGCTGACCGACACGTTCCATATCCTGCTTTACCTCGACGAGGCTTTTGCCGAGCCCGCCCTCGGCGGTCCGAACCCTCAGGCGCGATATGCGGTCCACAAGTGGGGCAAATATGTGGAGACGCATATCGCGCCAAACCTCGCCATTGCACGCTGGGCGCGCCTGGGCGGGGCGAGGAAGGCAGGTGAAGGCCCCCGGCTTGACCGTTTGACGCCGGAACGCTCCGCCCTGTGGCGCAAGGCGCTGGCCGGATTTTCCGACGAGCAGGTGGAAGCGGCGCACAAGGCGCTGGAGAAGGCCGCGGATCGCGTCGCGCAGGATGCCGCCGATGGTGGATGGCTGGCGGGCGATGCCTATTCGGTCGCCGACATCGCCGTCTATCCGCATCTGGCCCAGTTCGCGGCACTGGGGATCGACCTGCCCGAAGCTGCTGCCGAATGGCTGGGCCGTGTAGCTGCCCGTCCGGCAGTGGCCAGTGCGGCGGGCGACATGCGCATCGTTGCTACGATGGGCCCAGAACTGGGGCGCTGGGGGTGA